In Pseudoduganella albidiflava, a single window of DNA contains:
- a CDS encoding DUF1329 domain-containing protein: MTRMKHLPAALAAILFAGGVCAATAEEAAQLGKSLTPLGAEKAGNKDGTIPAWDGGLAKPAAGFTNGAKRDQDPFAGDKPVVSITANNMEQHADKLSDGSKAMLKKYPSYRIDVYPTRRTAAAPDWVYANTAKNATRAKLNDKLVPEGAYAGIPFPIPKTGAEVMWNHLLRWRGTDWQKPFRSYLTTAAGKPVMTVDGTADGSMPYYYKDAADKFNGTYWTIRLVNSGPPIRAGEAINGKLNLDPEKDSSYVYLPGQRRTRKLPNACCDTPTPATAGVMSFDEVDIFGGRLDRFDWKILGKKEMYIPYNSNRSLKGKDADLLGPNHLNPDGVRWELHRVWVVEAKLKAGQRHLAPRSVYYIDEDSWTGALADRWDANGQLWKTLWSLPVTMPDLPATTSITFGFYDLVSGTWFVSDLVTEKAVQYKQVPRWPEATWSQEALSGAGLR; this comes from the coding sequence ATGACACGCATGAAGCACCTGCCGGCCGCGCTGGCGGCCATCCTGTTCGCCGGCGGCGTTTGCGCCGCCACCGCCGAGGAGGCGGCGCAACTGGGCAAGAGCCTGACGCCGCTGGGCGCCGAGAAGGCCGGCAACAAGGATGGCACGATCCCGGCCTGGGACGGCGGCCTGGCCAAGCCCGCCGCCGGTTTCACGAATGGCGCAAAACGCGACCAGGATCCGTTCGCCGGCGACAAGCCGGTCGTCTCGATCACCGCGAATAACATGGAGCAGCATGCCGACAAGCTGTCCGACGGCAGCAAGGCCATGCTGAAGAAATACCCGTCGTACCGCATCGACGTGTATCCGACGCGCCGCACGGCTGCTGCGCCGGACTGGGTGTATGCGAACACGGCAAAGAACGCCACCCGCGCGAAACTGAACGACAAGCTGGTGCCGGAAGGCGCCTATGCCGGCATTCCATTCCCGATCCCGAAGACCGGCGCAGAAGTGATGTGGAACCACCTGCTGCGCTGGCGCGGCACCGACTGGCAAAAGCCGTTCCGCTCCTACCTGACGACGGCGGCCGGCAAGCCGGTGATGACGGTCGACGGTACGGCCGACGGCAGCATGCCGTACTACTATAAAGACGCCGCGGACAAGTTCAACGGCACTTACTGGACTATCCGGCTGGTCAACTCCGGCCCACCGATCCGCGCCGGCGAAGCGATCAACGGCAAGCTCAATCTCGATCCGGAGAAGGATTCCAGCTATGTCTACCTGCCGGGCCAGCGCCGCACACGCAAGCTGCCGAACGCCTGCTGCGATACGCCGACGCCAGCCACCGCGGGCGTGATGAGCTTCGATGAGGTGGATATCTTCGGCGGCCGCCTGGACCGCTTCGACTGGAAGATCCTGGGCAAGAAGGAAATGTACATCCCGTATAACAGCAACCGCTCGCTGAAGGGCAAGGATGCCGACCTGCTGGGGCCGAACCACCTGAATCCGGACGGCGTGCGCTGGGAGCTGCACCGCGTGTGGGTGGTGGAGGCGAAGCTGAAGGCGGGCCAGCGCCACCTGGCGCCGCGCAGCGTGTACTACATCGACGAGGATTCGTGGACCGGCGCGCTGGCGGACCGCTGGGATGCCAATGGCCAGCTGTGGAAGACGCTGTGGTCGCTGCCGGTAACGATGCCGGACCTGCCGGCCACCACCAGCATCACGTTCGGCTTCTACGACCTGGTGTCCGGCACCTGGTTCGTCAGCGACCTGGTGACGGAAAAGGCCGTGCAGTACAAGCAGGTGCCGCGCTGGCCGGAAGCCACGTGGAGCCAGGAAGCCCTGTCCGGCGCGGGGTTGCGCTGA
- a CDS encoding DUF1302 domain-containing protein: MKHTRAGMTAAVAAAIAAMAGAQAAEIATTIPDLTVRWDNTVKYSTAYRLKRPSAVQVTPGENTVNTDDGDRNFGKGFVSNRADLLSELDVSYRNFGVRASGAAWYDGAYNRSTDNAFRPTWNAASVPPTEFTDATRRLHGRKAELLDAFVFAKGTLGEMPFTVRAGRHALVYGETLFFGMNGIAGAQQPIDVVKGLSVPGTQFKELLRPVGQVSGQLQAGANVSLGAYYQYRWEKSRLPAAGSYFSTVDFLDDGGEQLYTGVDATGRPVALARAHDRLARDSGQGGVQLKWSPEGLGIDFGLYAARYHDKAPQVVLAPGLHTYSLYYHEGIRTYGTSATTTLGEFNFSAEASVRHNTPLSHAGTADLFGLVPAAFGGPASASDNRGNPVYPVGRTAHVNVSMLASLGPSFIAREASLVGEIAWNRVTSITKNATMIDPNARREGTAVRVLYEPSYRQVAGGLDVSVPIGLGYAPAGRSLALGNSFGVQRGGDISAGLNAVYESAWYVSLNYTHYFGREDTPTVVTHAPRTLPQSAYTYGQAMKDRDFLSLSIRRTF; encoded by the coding sequence ATGAAACACACCAGAGCAGGCATGACGGCAGCCGTGGCCGCGGCGATCGCCGCCATGGCCGGCGCCCAGGCGGCGGAGATCGCCACGACCATTCCCGACCTGACGGTCCGCTGGGACAACACGGTCAAGTACAGTACGGCGTACCGGCTCAAGCGGCCCTCGGCCGTGCAGGTCACGCCGGGGGAAAACACGGTCAACACGGATGACGGCGACCGCAATTTCGGCAAGGGCTTCGTGTCGAACCGCGCCGACCTGCTGTCGGAACTGGACGTTTCCTATCGAAACTTCGGCGTGCGCGCCAGCGGGGCCGCCTGGTACGACGGTGCCTACAACCGTTCCACCGACAATGCGTTCCGGCCGACCTGGAACGCGGCCTCGGTACCGCCCACCGAATTTACGGACGCGACCCGCAGGCTGCACGGCAGGAAGGCCGAGCTGCTCGATGCCTTCGTGTTCGCCAAGGGTACGTTGGGCGAGATGCCGTTCACCGTGCGGGCCGGCCGCCACGCGCTGGTGTATGGCGAAACGCTGTTCTTCGGCATGAACGGCATCGCCGGCGCCCAGCAGCCGATCGACGTCGTGAAAGGCCTGTCGGTGCCCGGCACCCAGTTCAAGGAACTGCTGCGCCCCGTGGGCCAGGTGTCCGGCCAGCTCCAGGCGGGTGCCAATGTCAGCCTGGGCGCCTATTACCAGTATCGCTGGGAGAAGAGCCGGCTGCCGGCCGCCGGCAGCTATTTCTCCACCGTCGACTTCCTGGACGACGGCGGCGAGCAGCTCTACACCGGCGTGGATGCGACCGGCCGGCCGGTGGCGCTGGCACGCGCGCACGACCGCCTGGCCAGGGATTCGGGGCAGGGCGGTGTGCAGCTGAAATGGAGCCCCGAAGGCCTCGGCATCGACTTCGGCCTGTACGCCGCGCGCTACCACGACAAGGCCCCACAGGTGGTGCTGGCGCCGGGCCTGCACACCTATTCGCTGTACTACCACGAAGGCATCCGCACCTATGGCACCAGTGCCACCACGACGCTGGGCGAGTTCAACTTTTCCGCCGAAGCTTCCGTGCGCCACAACACGCCGCTGTCGCATGCGGGCACGGCCGACCTGTTCGGCCTCGTGCCGGCGGCCTTCGGCGGCCCGGCCAGCGCCTCGGACAACCGTGGCAATCCGGTCTATCCGGTGGGCCGTACCGCCCACGTGAACGTGTCGATGCTGGCATCGCTCGGCCCCAGCTTCATCGCCCGCGAAGCTTCGCTGGTGGGCGAGATCGCCTGGAACCGGGTGACCAGCATCACGAAAAACGCCACGATGATCGACCCGAACGCGCGGCGCGAAGGCACGGCGGTGCGGGTGCTGTATGAACCGAGCTACCGCCAGGTGGCCGGCGGGCTCGATGTGTCGGTACCCATCGGGCTGGGCTACGCGCCGGCCGGCCGTTCGCTGGCCCTCGGCAACAGCTTCGGCGTGCAGCGCGGCGGCGACATCAGCGCCGGCCTGAACGCCGTCTACGAGAGCGCCTGGTATGTGTCGCTCAACTACACCCATTACTTCGGCCGCGAGGATACGCCGACGGTCGTCACGCACGCCCCGCGAACACTGCCGCAATCGGCCTACACCTACGGCCAGGCGATGAAGGACCGCGATTTCCTGTCGCTGTCCATCCGCCGCACATTCTGA
- a CDS encoding NAD-dependent epimerase/dehydratase family protein: MHIVITGAGGFVGAALAHHLARHGIPGRPAVSRLTLVDRRFADAPDDARVRLIHGDFGIDQVLDAVFDVPVDVLFHLASVPGAEAERDSALGYRVNLVAPLALFERAASQERAPRLVNASSIAVYGSELPATIDDDTPPRPAISYGAHKLACEIVLADLGRRGLVDGISLRLPGIVARPGLSAGHGSAFMSAILRAAQLGEPYTCPVSPAAACWWMSLRACVDNLVHAATLDASSMPESRAITLPVLRLTVEDVVAALARRFGAGSVAGIRWQPVAGIEELFGRMPRQAPGIAARLGFIDDGDCDALVGRAL, encoded by the coding sequence ATGCACATCGTGATCACGGGCGCCGGCGGCTTCGTCGGCGCGGCGCTGGCACATCACCTGGCCCGGCACGGGATACCGGGCCGGCCGGCGGTCAGCCGCCTCACCCTGGTGGACCGCCGGTTCGCCGACGCGCCGGACGATGCCCGCGTACGTCTCATCCACGGCGACTTCGGCATCGACCAGGTACTGGACGCGGTGTTCGACGTGCCGGTCGACGTGCTGTTCCACCTGGCCAGCGTGCCCGGCGCCGAGGCCGAGCGGGATTCCGCGCTGGGCTACCGCGTCAACCTGGTCGCGCCGCTGGCGCTGTTCGAACGGGCCGCGTCGCAGGAGCGCGCGCCGCGGCTCGTCAATGCCAGCAGCATCGCCGTGTATGGCAGCGAGCTCCCGGCCACCATCGACGACGACACGCCGCCGCGGCCAGCCATCAGCTACGGCGCCCACAAGCTGGCGTGCGAGATCGTGCTGGCGGACCTGGGCCGGCGCGGCCTGGTGGACGGCATCTCGCTCCGGCTGCCCGGCATCGTGGCGCGGCCAGGGCTGTCGGCGGGGCATGGCTCGGCGTTCATGAGCGCGATCCTGCGTGCCGCCCAGCTCGGCGAACCGTACACCTGCCCGGTATCGCCGGCGGCCGCGTGCTGGTGGATGTCGCTACGGGCCTGCGTGGACAACCTGGTACATGCGGCGACACTGGACGCGTCGTCGATGCCGGAAAGCCGCGCCATCACGCTACCCGTGCTGAGATTGACCGTGGAAGACGTCGTCGCCGCGCTGGCCCGGCGCTTCGGCGCGGGCTCCGTCGCCGGCATCCGCTGGCAGCCGGTCGCCGGCATCGAAGAGCTGTTCGGGCGCATGCCACGGCAAGCCCCCGGCATCGCCGCACGGCTGGGCTTTATCGACGACGGCGACTGCGACGCCCTGGTCGGGCGGGCGCTGTAG
- a CDS encoding fumarylacetoacetate hydrolase family protein has protein sequence MKFATLKSDRPDGRLVVVSRDLSRAVDAGHLAATLLDAVERWDDVQAGLLALYDGLNAGAAENSFAFDPAACAAPLPRTWQWADASAFLNHGRLMERAFNTEPIPDFETIPVMYQGASDDFLGPRDDVPLPDESLGIDFEGEFGVITGTVPMGATAAAAQERVRLLVQVNDWSLRKLGPREMKTGFGFFQCKPSTSFAPVTITPDELGEAWHDGRVKLDLHVQWNGAWFGNPNGGEMNYSFGQLIAHAARTRRLSAGTVIGSGTVSNENRAAGSACIAERRVIEIIDHGEPRTEFMRFGDRVSMTARDAHGDAPFGTIDQQVVRAPAPD, from the coding sequence ATGAAATTCGCAACGTTGAAATCGGACCGGCCGGATGGCCGCCTGGTGGTGGTCTCGCGCGACCTGTCGCGCGCCGTGGATGCCGGCCACCTTGCCGCAACACTGCTCGACGCGGTCGAGCGCTGGGATGACGTACAGGCTGGCCTGCTTGCACTCTACGACGGCCTGAATGCCGGCGCGGCAGAGAACAGTTTCGCTTTCGATCCGGCGGCCTGCGCGGCGCCGCTGCCGCGTACCTGGCAGTGGGCAGACGCCTCGGCGTTCCTGAACCATGGCCGGCTGATGGAACGGGCCTTCAACACGGAGCCCATTCCCGATTTCGAGACGATCCCGGTGATGTACCAGGGCGCTTCCGACGATTTCCTCGGCCCACGCGACGATGTGCCGTTGCCCGACGAAAGCCTGGGCATCGATTTCGAAGGCGAATTCGGCGTCATCACGGGCACCGTGCCGATGGGCGCGACCGCTGCCGCGGCCCAGGAACGGGTGCGGCTGCTGGTGCAGGTCAACGACTGGAGCCTGCGCAAGCTGGGACCGCGCGAGATGAAGACGGGCTTTGGCTTCTTCCAGTGCAAGCCGTCGACCAGCTTCGCGCCGGTCACCATCACGCCGGACGAGTTGGGCGAGGCGTGGCATGACGGCCGCGTGAAGCTGGACCTGCACGTGCAGTGGAATGGCGCGTGGTTCGGCAATCCGAACGGCGGCGAGATGAACTACAGCTTCGGCCAGCTGATCGCCCATGCGGCGCGCACGCGGCGGCTGTCGGCCGGCACCGTGATCGGTTCCGGCACCGTGTCGAACGAGAACCGCGCCGCCGGTTCGGCCTGCATCGCCGAGCGCCGCGTGATCGAGATCATCGACCATGGCGAGCCGCGCACGGAGTTCATGCGCTTCGGCGACCGGGTGTCGATGACCGCGCGCGATGCGCACGGCGATGCGCCGTTCGGCACCATCGACCAGCAGGTGGTGCGAGCCCCGGCGCCGGATTGA
- a CDS encoding cupin domain-containing protein, with product METLKPVRRIVTGHDAAGKAIVAEAGPLPTVVPIEKIPGTVFHEIWSTAATPAPVGNGADPTLGPLVLPPPRHGSRIRIVDIPPDTDEFLTQGAARMKAAFTQIGDAAASTVRAESPHPLMHRTESVDYGIVLEGAMTLVLDDSEVPLARGDIVIQRGTNHAWANRSGAMCRMLFVLLDGEYEPGLRTALANRKENA from the coding sequence ATGGAAACCCTGAAACCCGTTCGCCGCATCGTCACCGGCCACGACGCCGCCGGCAAGGCCATCGTGGCCGAGGCCGGACCGCTGCCGACCGTGGTGCCGATCGAGAAGATCCCGGGCACCGTGTTCCATGAAATCTGGTCCACGGCCGCCACGCCGGCCCCGGTCGGGAACGGCGCCGATCCGACCCTCGGCCCGCTCGTTTTGCCGCCGCCGCGCCACGGCTCGCGCATCCGCATCGTCGACATTCCGCCCGATACCGACGAGTTTCTAACGCAGGGCGCGGCCCGGATGAAGGCTGCGTTCACCCAGATCGGCGATGCCGCCGCCTCGACGGTCAGGGCGGAATCGCCGCACCCGCTGATGCACCGCACCGAGTCGGTCGACTACGGCATCGTGCTCGAGGGCGCGATGACGCTCGTGCTGGACGACAGCGAAGTGCCGCTCGCGCGAGGCGACATCGTCATCCAGCGCGGCACCAACCACGCCTGGGCCAACCGCTCGGGCGCCATGTGCCGGATGCTGTTCGTGCTGCTCGACGGCGAATACGAACCCGGCCTGCGTACCGCGCTGGCCAACCGCAAGGAGAATGCATGA
- a CDS encoding FAD-dependent oxidoreductase has protein sequence MTHPVQRVLIVGGGFSGMSAAIELRKRGIAVDLVEIDAGWRSYGAGISLGGATLRAFRTLGVLDEFVRRGSAHDNVDLHTSGGHHIATLPTPRLAGPDVPGGGAIMRPVLAEILAEATRASGTNVRLGCTFASFTQDAGGVDVTFTDGASGRYDLVIGADGLYSAMRDALFPGAAGPKYTGQGVWRAVLPRPAYIDHAMMWLGPKIKAGVAPVSDTEMYLYVTEDRAERTYVDPAQFLPLLRDLLAPFDVPALQAIRARLAEDSQVIYRPLEGLLLPRPWHRGRVVLIGDTVHATTPHMASGACIGIEDAIVLAEELERHADIDTALGAFEERRWERCRMVVENSGRLGEIEITGGDKAEHGRIMRETLVALAQAI, from the coding sequence ATGACGCACCCTGTCCAACGCGTGCTGATCGTCGGCGGCGGCTTTTCCGGCATGTCCGCCGCCATCGAACTGAGAAAGCGCGGCATCGCCGTCGACCTGGTCGAGATCGATGCCGGCTGGCGCTCGTACGGCGCCGGCATCAGCCTGGGCGGCGCCACGCTGCGCGCATTCCGCACGCTGGGCGTACTGGACGAATTCGTGCGCCGCGGTTCCGCGCACGACAACGTCGACCTGCACACCTCCGGCGGCCACCACATCGCCACGCTGCCCACGCCCCGGCTGGCCGGGCCGGACGTACCGGGCGGCGGCGCCATCATGCGCCCCGTGCTGGCGGAAATCCTGGCCGAGGCCACCCGCGCATCCGGCACCAACGTACGTCTCGGCTGCACGTTCGCGTCATTCACGCAGGATGCCGGCGGCGTCGACGTGACCTTCACCGATGGGGCCTCCGGCCGGTACGACCTGGTGATCGGCGCGGACGGGCTGTATTCGGCGATGCGCGACGCGCTGTTCCCCGGCGCCGCCGGCCCGAAGTACACCGGGCAGGGCGTCTGGCGCGCGGTGCTGCCGCGGCCGGCGTACATCGACCACGCGATGATGTGGCTGGGCCCGAAGATCAAGGCCGGCGTCGCGCCCGTATCCGACACGGAGATGTACCTGTACGTGACGGAAGACCGCGCCGAGCGCACCTATGTCGATCCGGCGCAGTTCCTGCCGCTGCTGCGCGACCTGCTGGCGCCGTTCGACGTGCCGGCGCTGCAGGCCATCCGCGCCCGCCTGGCCGAGGATTCGCAGGTGATCTACCGGCCGCTGGAAGGCCTGCTGCTGCCGCGCCCATGGCACCGCGGCCGCGTCGTCCTGATCGGCGATACGGTGCACGCCACCACGCCGCACATGGCATCCGGCGCCTGCATCGGCATCGAGGATGCGATCGTGCTGGCCGAGGAACTGGAACGCCACGCCGACATCGATACGGCGCTGGGTGCCTTCGAGGAACGGCGCTGGGAACGCTGCCGCATGGTGGTCGAGAATTCCGGGCGGCTCGGCGAGATCGAGATCACCGGCGGCGACAAGGCCGAACACGGCCGCATCATGCGCGAGACGCTGGTCGCGCTGGCCCAGGCGATCTGA
- a CDS encoding Rieske (2Fe-2S) protein, whose translation MDSVYLCRLDDIPDGTSRGFDPWREGRDTVFVVRQGAVLHAWRNACPHYGTRDREVPLAWRKDAYLDADRSSIVCAAHGARFDIATGICTLGPCLGQGLQRVEVELAPDNNIYIPPQGGRRPI comes from the coding sequence ATGGACAGCGTGTACCTGTGCCGCCTGGACGACATCCCGGACGGCACGTCGCGCGGTTTCGATCCGTGGCGCGAGGGGCGCGACACGGTCTTCGTGGTGCGGCAGGGCGCCGTGCTCCACGCCTGGCGCAACGCCTGCCCGCACTACGGAACCCGGGATCGCGAAGTCCCGCTGGCCTGGCGCAAGGATGCCTACCTGGATGCCGACCGCTCCAGCATCGTCTGCGCCGCGCATGGCGCCCGGTTCGACATCGCCACCGGCATCTGCACGCTGGGACCCTGCCTGGGGCAGGGCCTGCAGCGCGTCGAAGTCGAACTGGCGCCCGATAACAATATTTACATACCGCCGCAGGGCGGAAGGAGACCAATATGA
- a CDS encoding VOC family protein — protein sequence MNIIGPDALVFGVDDLAACAQYLTDYGLAPAGNGRFEALDGTAIVLAHKDDAGLPAPMGTASMLRKTIYGVADQAALGAIAEELGRDREVKRLPDGSIEALDDMGFVLGFQVTVRRALDMPAETINAPGAAPQRKPNVVAVDENAPALPRTLSHVVYFVPDVPRAEKFYVERLGFACTDRLVGAGPFLRPAGTLDHHTLFLIQTPPFMKGIEHFTFHMGGPTEVMQAGSRFVNKGYQSFWGPGRHKMGSNWFWYFNSPLGCHVEYDADMDLHDEQWTAREAPAGADASQLFLFEKRDNWAPGGPPPGAAGAAERH from the coding sequence ATGAACATCATCGGACCCGACGCGCTGGTCTTCGGCGTGGACGACCTCGCCGCCTGCGCGCAATACCTGACCGACTACGGCCTGGCCCCGGCTGGCAACGGCCGCTTCGAGGCGCTCGACGGCACCGCCATCGTGCTGGCGCACAAGGACGACGCCGGCCTGCCGGCGCCGATGGGCACGGCCAGCATGCTGCGCAAGACCATCTACGGCGTGGCCGACCAGGCGGCGCTGGGCGCCATCGCCGAGGAACTGGGCCGCGACCGCGAAGTGAAGCGCCTGCCCGACGGCAGCATCGAGGCGCTGGACGACATGGGCTTCGTGCTCGGCTTCCAGGTGACCGTGCGCCGCGCGCTGGACATGCCGGCCGAAACCATCAACGCGCCCGGCGCGGCGCCGCAGCGCAAGCCGAACGTCGTCGCCGTCGATGAGAACGCGCCGGCGCTGCCGCGCACGCTGTCGCACGTGGTGTATTTCGTGCCGGACGTGCCGCGCGCGGAAAAATTCTATGTCGAGCGGCTCGGCTTCGCATGTACCGACCGCCTGGTGGGCGCCGGGCCGTTCCTGCGCCCGGCCGGCACGCTCGACCACCACACGCTGTTCCTGATCCAGACGCCGCCGTTCATGAAGGGCATCGAGCACTTCACCTTCCACATGGGCGGCCCCACCGAAGTGATGCAGGCCGGATCGCGCTTCGTCAACAAGGGATACCAGTCATTCTGGGGCCCGGGCCGCCACAAGATGGGCTCGAACTGGTTCTGGTACTTCAATTCCCCGCTGGGCTGCCATGTCGAGTACGACGCCGACATGGACCTCCACGATGAACAGTGGACCGCGCGCGAAGCACCGGCCGGTGCCGACGCATCGCAGCTGTTCCTGTTCGAGAAGCGCGACAACTGGGCACCGGGCGGTCCGCCGCCTGGCGCGGCGGGGGCCGCGGAACGGCACTGA
- a CDS encoding alpha/beta hydrolase family protein — MFKYFPTNYVWNLSVDLAIEMGARIGEIEEMCAPLQEAARQPDADGTRAFRATWSTMADKLCGLAEEDERRGRLISAGDKYGRAATYYLTAERLQAHGAPGRAELYGRFLDVFARGIRLAGENCERVEIPYGDGHIAGLYVRAENTQGPAPILVQVNGLDSTKEMKYRVGLPRWLAQRGVSSLVIDQPGTGEALRLHGMTAVFDSERWASKVVDWLETRDDVDPKRIGLEGVSLGGYYCPRAVAFEPRFACGVVWGANHDWRDVQKRRLAKEGSFPVPHYWEHVRWVWGARDMDDFMRIAENVHLDGVLDRITVPFLVTHGEKDSQIPLHWAQRTYDQLINSPGRELKIFTDREGGVQHSSFDNSANAGAYIADWVAETLGGRTTV, encoded by the coding sequence ATGTTCAAGTACTTCCCGACCAACTATGTGTGGAACCTGTCGGTCGACCTGGCCATCGAAATGGGCGCCAGGATCGGCGAGATCGAGGAAATGTGCGCACCGCTTCAGGAAGCGGCGCGCCAGCCCGATGCCGACGGCACGCGCGCCTTCCGCGCCACCTGGTCGACCATGGCCGACAAGCTGTGCGGCCTGGCCGAGGAAGACGAGCGGCGCGGCCGCCTGATCTCGGCCGGCGACAAATACGGCCGCGCCGCCACCTACTACCTGACGGCGGAACGCCTGCAGGCGCACGGTGCGCCGGGCCGCGCCGAGTTGTACGGCCGCTTCCTCGACGTGTTCGCCCGCGGCATCCGCCTGGCCGGCGAGAACTGCGAGCGGGTGGAAATCCCCTACGGCGACGGCCACATCGCCGGCTTGTACGTGCGCGCCGAAAACACGCAAGGGCCCGCGCCGATCCTGGTGCAGGTCAACGGCCTCGATTCCACCAAGGAGATGAAGTACCGCGTCGGCCTGCCGCGCTGGCTGGCGCAGCGCGGCGTGTCGTCGCTGGTGATCGACCAGCCGGGCACCGGCGAAGCGCTGCGGCTGCACGGCATGACGGCGGTCTTCGACAGCGAACGCTGGGCCTCGAAAGTGGTCGACTGGCTGGAGACACGCGACGACGTCGATCCGAAGCGCATCGGCCTGGAAGGCGTCTCGCTGGGCGGCTACTACTGTCCGCGCGCGGTAGCCTTCGAGCCGCGCTTCGCCTGCGGCGTGGTGTGGGGCGCCAACCACGACTGGCGCGACGTGCAGAAGCGCCGCCTGGCGAAAGAGGGCAGCTTCCCGGTGCCGCACTACTGGGAACACGTGCGCTGGGTATGGGGCGCCAGGGACATGGACGACTTCATGCGCATCGCCGAAAACGTGCACCTCGACGGCGTGCTGGACCGGATCACCGTGCCCTTCCTCGTCACGCATGGCGAAAAGGATTCGCAGATCCCGCTGCACTGGGCCCAGCGTACTTACGACCAGCTGATCAACAGCCCGGGGCGCGAACTGAAGATCTTCACGGACCGCGAAGGCGGCGTGCAGCACTCCAGCTTCGACAACTCCGCCAATGCCGGCGCGTACATCGCGGACTGGGTGGCCGAGACGCTGGGCGGGCGGACCACCGTTTAA
- a CDS encoding porin, with protein MKLTLLAAALLGTLGVAQSADLGSENLSITGFGTLAAARSNTEDARYTRSNQREGTAGTTTIGLDSNLGLQATYKFSDKLSATTQILSRKSTGDSFTTELAWAFVKYQVNDDIAVRVGRVVMPTFLISDYQNVGYANTMMRPPTELYGSNFLENIDGADISWQHSVGETTFTVQAVGGVVRGKAYTAQDKSVERFQSPHAAIAFTAERGPVQLRVAHVRGKLTIDAKDLNKLSDAVAHAGFEQFANDFSMREEKVISFTSVGLMADWNNIVVQSEYGIRRGVDKMFLADADAWYLMAGYRFGTVLPYYSHGSFKSKPSVSIPAGLAGIPPLYGAMSSILAPTGQKSDTLGVRWDFAKSAALKVQVDRIKPGVKNALLSDVTPAGVGKKVTVLAAGVDFVF; from the coding sequence ATGAAACTCACACTGTTAGCCGCCGCGCTGCTCGGCACCCTCGGCGTTGCGCAATCGGCCGACCTCGGAAGCGAAAACCTCAGCATCACGGGCTTCGGCACGCTGGCCGCCGCGAGGAGCAATACGGAAGATGCCCGCTACACGCGCTCGAACCAGCGCGAAGGCACCGCCGGCACCACCACCATCGGCCTCGACTCCAACCTCGGCCTGCAAGCCACGTACAAGTTCTCCGACAAGCTGTCGGCCACCACGCAGATCCTGTCGCGCAAGTCGACCGGCGACAGCTTCACGACCGAGCTGGCATGGGCCTTCGTCAAGTACCAGGTCAACGACGATATCGCCGTGCGCGTCGGCCGCGTGGTGATGCCGACGTTCCTGATCTCGGACTACCAGAACGTGGGTTATGCGAACACGATGATGCGCCCGCCGACCGAGCTGTATGGCTCGAACTTCCTGGAAAACATCGACGGTGCCGACATCAGCTGGCAGCACAGCGTCGGCGAGACCACCTTCACCGTGCAGGCGGTGGGCGGCGTGGTGCGGGGCAAGGCCTACACGGCCCAGGACAAGTCGGTGGAACGCTTCCAGTCGCCGCACGCGGCGATCGCGTTCACCGCTGAACGCGGCCCGGTGCAGCTGCGCGTCGCCCACGTGCGCGGCAAGCTGACGATCGACGCCAAGGACTTGAACAAGCTGTCGGACGCCGTGGCCCACGCCGGCTTCGAGCAGTTCGCAAACGACTTCAGCATGCGCGAGGAGAAAGTGATCTCGTTCACGTCCGTCGGCCTGATGGCCGACTGGAACAACATCGTGGTGCAATCGGAATACGGCATTCGCCGCGGCGTGGACAAGATGTTCCTGGCCGATGCGGACGCCTGGTACCTGATGGCCGGCTACCGCTTCGGCACGGTGCTGCCGTACTACTCGCACGGCAGCTTCAAGTCGAAGCCCTCGGTCAGCATTCCCGCCGGCCTGGCAGGCATTCCGCCGCTGTATGGCGCGATGTCTTCCATCCTGGCGCCGACCGGCCAGAAATCGGACACGCTCGGCGTGCGCTGGGACTTCGCCAAGTCGGCCGCGTTGAAGGTGCAGGTCGACCGCATCAAGCCGGGCGTGAAGAACGCCCTGCTGTCGGACGTGACCCCGGCAGGCGTGGGCAAGAAAGTCACCGTGCTCGCCGCCGGTGTCGACTTCGTTTTCTAA